In Bacteroidales bacterium, the genomic stretch GCTTCAAAATCTTCTTTATCAACATAATGAACATCGTTTGTAGCAATAAGTTTCACTCCCGACTTTTCTGAAAGCCTTACCAATACTTCATTCACCATCATTTGCTCAGCAAGCCCATGATCCATCATTTCAAGATAATAATCATCTCCAAAAAGATTTTTATACCATAAAACAGCTTCTAATGCTTCGTCTTCGCCCTTATTCATTATCAATTGAGGAATTTCTCCTCCCAAACAAGCTGATGAAGCAATTAATCCTTCATGATGTTCCTCCAACATTTTTTTATCAATGCGAGGCGTGTAGAAAAAACCTTGCAAATTGGCTTTAGAAATCAATTTCATCAAATTGTGATAACCTACTAAATTCTTTGCAAGCAATATCAAATGATGTCCGCTGCGATCTTCCTTTGCAGAAACATTTTCAATTCCATTCCTAGCCACATAAGTTTCACAGCCTATAATTGGTTTCAACCCAGCTTTTTTCATCTCTAAAAAAAACTCTAAAACCCCAAACATGTTGCCGTGGTCAGTTATAGCCATAGCATTCATGTTTAAACTTTTCGCTTTTTTTATTAATTTTTTAATATCAGCAGCACCATCTAACGCCGAATAAATTGTATGTAAATGTAAATGAACAAATTGCGACATGAGAAAAATTCTTTATTTTAAAAATGTATTCGTTTCGATAAAAATATATAATTTTACTGTCATAATTAATAATGTTAATAACTTTTTTTATGGCAATCCTTCAAAAAAACAGATTTTTTCTAGTAATAATTCTTGCATTTTTCTCATTTATAGTCTCTTGCAAATCCGATAAAAAAGGATTAAACATTTCAAGACAAACTAGCAAGCTATCAGAATTAGCTTTGGCAAGTCCAGATACAACAATAAAAATAAAATGGAATAATAAATATCGGAATATTTACATTATACCATCTCTTACATTTTTCAGCAAGGGCAATATTCTTTTATTACATGGCTGGAATTTGCCTCCATTGGGCTGGTGCGAACAAACTACCTTATGTGAAAAATTACGCAAAAATGGTTTCAACATTATCATTCCAGATATGGGCAAAAGCATGTATGCATCGGAGATATATGATGAAACTTTGCCTATAATGGCTGCACAGCCTCAACTTTATTGGCTTACAGACACTGTTTTGGTTACGTTAAGCGACTCTTTAAACATCTTTTCTCCAACAGAGAATAACTTTTTAGTAGGATTATCAACTGGAGCTAGAGGTGCTTTTGCAGTAGGGTTGAGAGTGCCGGAAATTTTTAAAGCGGCTGTGGTTCTTTCTGGAGATTATGACCAAACTCTAATGCCTAATGATAATCTAATGACATATTTTTACGGTAGCTATGAAGATTTTCCTGAGCGTTGGAAAGGTAAAGATAATTTGCTTAGCCAAGCTAATAATTGGAACTTACCAATTTACATCGGGCATGGACAAAAAGACAACGTTGTTCCGTTTGAACAATCCGACACTTTGTACAAAACATTAGTAAAAATTGGAAAAGTGGAAATAGTTTCGAATTTTCCAAAAGATCAAAAACATGATTACACTTATTGGGAAAGCGAATCGGAAAATATTATAAATTTTATAAATGCAATTTGCGATAAAGAAAAGGAAGATTTATTAAGCAAAAAATAAGCACAAAAAAATAGCTTAATTGTAATAATCAAGCTATTTTTTAGATTTTATAAATATTTTTTTAAGCTGTTTTAAAAGCCTTAATATTTGACGTTGAAAATTGGTATATGCCAAAGAACAATATTGAGAATCCTAATGTTCCTAAAATTTCATATCTAAAAAATGGTAAAGCTAAAGTGTAGCATTCGATTAATCCTGTAAAAGTCATTGGATACCAAAGTCCTTCAATCCATACGCCAAAGTTACTTACCAAGTAAAATATTACTGATGAAGCTAATGAAGCAATAATAACATTATGGAATTTCAAATGATTTCTTAGCCAAAAACCCAAAACTGCTATTAAAGCAAAAGCCGCATAAACAAACAGCATTAGGTAAATACTGTAAAAACCAATCAAAGCATCGCTTAAGAATAAAATTGCAAGAGGCAGCAAAATAGCCCATGACCTTCTAAAAATCAACGTCCCTCCAAAAAGTGCAATAGCCGCAACTGGAGATACATTTGGCAATTTTATTACAACACGCAAAATAGCGAATAAAATCATAATGCCAACAACTAATAAGAATCGATTTAATATTGCTTTATCTTTCATAATCATTTTTTTGCAAAAATATACATTTTTTCAGTACCAAAAAAACTATATTAATCTGTGTTTTATTTTTATTTTCAAATATTTTGCTTCAATAGCATCTACAAAACGATTGTACATTTGATTTCTCATCGCAGGTATAAACCTTACTGAAACATTATTTCCATGCAAATTTTTATAATAAATTTTTATAGGCTCTAATGACGGAGAGATTTTAATATATGGTTTGCTGCCTGCATAAATATTTTCAAGAGGTATTTTTTCTTCCATTTTCCCTCTTTGAACATACATAAAGTCCGCATCTGAATAAACTTTGCGTAGTTTGCTAAAAGAATTATACGATATAAATGCAAATAGAGCAAACAATATCGCAAATATTAGGAAAATATTATAATACTTCAAGATGCACAAACGCACCATGATTACACATAAAGCTGTCCATAAAAGCAAGAAAAACAAAGCTGGTAATTTTTGCCCTAGCGCTGATATTCTTGTCTTCTCAAAAGAGGAAACTTGTTTTAAATCCCGAATATTAGACATATATATTTTTAATTTCAGCCTACTGCACCTGCAATTCTATAAAGGCTATCGGTGCTTCTCTGGATTCTAACAAGGAATAATTGAACTTTATAAACCTCTCCAGCATTAGTTTCAACCTTAAAATACGCATTTGCATAAATCTTATTAATGTCAGGAGTTTTTATTTTTTTCATGCCAGTAAAGGTGCATTTTTTAATATCATTAAAGCCAACACACTTAAACTTAGAATCATCTTTTATATTTTTTCCGCAAAACAATTCATTAAGGAATTGGGTTGTATCCTGCTTCAGCATTCCAATTAACTGCACCTGCTTATAAGAACCGTCTATTAAAGCCAACACACCGTTTACATTGTGTTTTTCCGCTCTCTTAGCAAAGTTTTTCAATATGCTTTTCGGATTTTCTGCATACGACTGAGAAATAATGCCAACAGAAAAAACAAAAGCAAATAAGTATTTAAAAAATTTTTTCATAGTATATTTTTTATTCAAAATAAAGCAAAATAATTAACATAGCAAAGAAATTTTTGAACCATTTTTTTGAACCATTAAGGCATTAAGATACATTAAGGGTTTAAAACCATTAAGGAGCTAAGAAAAAATTCTTAACTCCCTAACAGCTTATTATTTATGCAAAGTTTTTTGCTTTTATTTAAAAAGACCGAACGGCGCGCACATGGTTTTGGTTGCTCCTTTTGGTGGGACCGGAAGAGCCATTGTAGAACCTAACGTAATACGCGAACCCAGGAACGATAACAGAGTGCTCATACTCAGAACTACTCCAATAGCCATCCCCAGTAAAACCACCCTTCCCTTGAGTATGTAAATTTGCATACATTAAATATAACTCATCTTTACTTGGTAAATACCAATCTGAGTATGAATTTAAAACAAGGTCGTAACAAATTTTTGCTGCAATGCCATCAGCTTTGCAGCCTGCTACAATAGCATTAGTATTAGCTTCGCCAGTGTTTATTGCTGTAGAAGTACCTCCTATAGCTGTGCTATAGCATCCCCACTCTGCACCTGCACTTTGGTCGCTTTCTGCACAAACTAAGCCATGCCCAGAACCATCATTGTAAAATACTAAGCCACCTGCATGGCTTGCACCAATAATATATCCAGAATTAAAGCTAATCTGGTTTCCATAGCCTGTTCCTATTGCATTAGTAGCATAAGCACGTACATAATAAGTTGTGTTTGGAGATAAACTACTAATTAAATCTGTAAATGAAGTTGTTTTGCTGTTAGCAGTGGTTGGGTTAGGGCTTGTGCTCCAGCATAATCCTTGTGCTGTTATAGCACTGCCACCATTATTGGTAACGGCACCGCCAGCTTTTGCAGAATTACCTTTTATATCAGAAGCATTAGAGGTTGTAACTGTTGGCAGAGCCAATGTAGTAAAGCTGCGTTCATTTCCATAAGTAGTTCCTACAGCATTTGTAGCATAAGCACGCACATAATAGGTTGTACCCAATGAAAGACCGCTAATATTTGAGGTAAAAGCACCAGTTCCAGACCCATCATTAGTTAAACTATTTGCAGTTGTTGGGTTGCCTGTTGTGTTCCAGCAAACACCACGGGCAGTTACCGGCGAATCTCCATCATGGGTTATATTTCCACCACTTTTTGCCGTTGTTCCGGTTATGGAACTAATGCTGTTTGTTGTAAGCTGCAGTGCTGAATTTTCCGTTGTAAAACTCATATCGCTGCTATACACTACATTTACAGCATTCTGTGCTTTAATGCGGAAATAGTAGGTTGTTGCAGACTGCAATCCTGCAAGTGTTACACTTACAGGCACATCAGAAGTTCCTGTTACAGGACTTTGGGTAGGTGTTACTGTATTGCCATACGCAGCAGTAGCACCCCATTCAAAAACAACTGTAGTCATTAAATTATTTGCATTCACTGTTCCATTTAATGTAGCTGCAAAAGGCTGAATTGGGCTAGCATCTTGCGCTATAACGGTAGGTGCTTGCAGCCTATTCACTACTGAAGGCAATTTTACAAATCCACCATTACTCAAAAACAAGGTATCATTGCTAATGCTAATAGTTTGTAATTCAGAAGGTAATTTTACAAATCCGCCACCATTAGACAAACTCAGCGTGTCATCAATTAAAGATAATATCTGAATTTCATTAGTGTCGCTTATATCGTTTGCTATAATGGTATTTTCATTAATAGTAATTCCAGAGCCAGCAGTATAAGTTGGAGCTGCTGGCAAAATTACGCTGCCGCCACCATTGGATAAGCTCAGCGTGTCATCACTCAAAGACAATATCTGAATTTCATTGGTATCGCTTAAATCGCCAATATTATTAATGGTATTCCCATCAAGAGTAATTCCAGAGCCAGCGGTATAAGTTGGCGCTGCTGGCAAAATTACACTGCCGCCACCATTGGATAAACTCAACGTGTCATCACTCAAAGACAATGTCTGAATTTCATTGGTGTCGCTTAAATCACCAATATTGTTAATTGTGTTTCCATCAATAGAAATTCCCGAGCCAGCGGTATAAGTTGGAGCTGCTGGCAAAATTACACTGCCGCCACCATTAGATAAACTCAGCGTATCATCACTCAAAGACAATGTCTGAATTTCATTGGTATCGCTTAAATCACCAATATTATTAATTGTGTTTCCATCAATAGAAATGCCTGTCCCCGCTGTGTAATTTGTTTCTGCCAATGCAGAAGGCTCAAATTTTCCGCTTGCAGAATTATAAACCAACACATCGCCGTCTTGAGCTCCAGTAGCATCAATAAACATAACTGTTTCCGCTACAAATGCGTAGGGTACAGTTGCAAATTTAACTGTTCCCAATGAAAGATTAAAAGTGAATGTGTTAGCTGGGTCATAATCAATTTTTAAATATTTATTACCTGTTGCCCAATCAATGTCTTGAAAAGTTCCTGCTGTTATAAAGTTTGGATTTACTCCAATCTGAAACGAAAATGAGCCATGAGCATTAGTTTGCAAGGCACGCAACTCCTGATAGGAAATGGCACCGCCAGCAGCACTGTCTATCACTGAAAGGCGTATGCAAAGATTTGTATTAACCATTGGGTTTCCGTTCGCATCACGAGCTATTGCTTGAAAATTAATTGCCTGCGGCGTTTGAGCATATAGCGAGGTAAGCGAAAAAATGGAAAAAACCATTATAAAAAATAATTTTGTAGAAATTGTTTTCATATTACTGTTTTTTTATTGTTTTACAAATTGGATATTTGAAAATGTTTTTCCTGAAGAAGTAATGCCGCTCAGGAAGTAATTGCCAGCAGACAAACTTTGTACACGCAAGGTGTAAAGGTTATTTGCAGGAACAGAATTGTGCTGCAAAACTAAACGACCAGCCGCATCAAAAATGCTGAAAGCTATGGTTTCATCAGCAACTCCATCAATCATAAGGTTAAGAAAATCGCTAACCGGATTTGGAAAAACAAAAGCAGATGATTCTTTTGCTGCAAAGATTTCTGATGCAGTAATTCCGCTGGTATTACTAGTGTCGCTCTGCGAGCCAGCATCAAGCGATATTCCGCCCGAAGAAATAGAAAACACAAATACCTCTCCAATAGTTGCATTCAGCGTGTCGCTGCTTATGCCACCCGAAGAAATTGCTATCCTATCAAAATTCTGACTGAACCCTGCAAATGATAATAGCATAAATAAAATTAAATAAAGATGTTTCATAATGTAGTTTTTTTTATTCTGTAAAAGTAGTAATTTATTTTTGAAATAATAAAATTTTTGAACACATTATTAAATTCTTAATGTAAAGTAAACTTAATAGATTTAAAGTATTGGTTGCCCGCCGTCCGCGTAAAGTATTGATTATCAAATAGTTACACAATAGAGCGACGAGACAGGCAGAGGGGTGCGGCGGCGTAATTGCTTGAGTATCAGATAGTTGCAAAATGATTTTTAGTGTTTAGTGTTTAGTTGTGGCTCGCTTGCTGCTCGCTGCCCGCTGCCCGCCGCCGCGTAAGTCATTGATAATCAGATAGTTATGGATGATTGCCTGCTTGGTGTCCGCCCGCGTAAAGTGCTGATTATTAAGGAGTTAAACAAGCGGAGTGAAAAGACAAAGCAGAGCAGCGAAAGAAGGGAAGCGGCGGCGTAATTACCTGAGTATCAGACACTTACAAAACAGTTTAAAAAATCTATTAAATTATCAATTGCCGTTGCTTTTAAGCAACGGCAATAAAGATAATATAAATGGGATTTATCCCAAATTTTAGCTCTCAAGCTGCTGATGTGG encodes the following:
- a CDS encoding prolyl oligopeptidase family serine peptidase, yielding MAILQKNRFFLVIILAFFSFIVSCKSDKKGLNISRQTSKLSELALASPDTTIKIKWNNKYRNIYIIPSLTFFSKGNILLLHGWNLPPLGWCEQTTLCEKLRKNGFNIIIPDMGKSMYASEIYDETLPIMAAQPQLYWLTDTVLVTLSDSLNIFSPTENNFLVGLSTGARGAFAVGLRVPEIFKAAVVLSGDYDQTLMPNDNLMTYFYGSYEDFPERWKGKDNLLSQANNWNLPIYIGHGQKDNVVPFEQSDTLYKTLVKIGKVEIVSNFPKDQKHDYTYWESESENIINFINAICDKEKEDLLSKK
- a CDS encoding DUF1566 domain-containing protein, producing the protein MKTISTKLFFIMVFSIFSLTSLYAQTPQAINFQAIARDANGNPMVNTNLCIRLSVIDSAAGGAISYQELRALQTNAHGSFSFQIGVNPNFITAGTFQDIDWATGNKYLKIDYDPANTFTFNLSLGTVKFATVPYAFVAETVMFIDATGAQDGDVLVYNSASGKFEPSALAETNYTAGTGISIDGNTINNIGDLSDTNEIQTLSLSDDTLSLSNGGGSVILPAAPTYTAGSGISIDGNTINNIGDLSDTNEIQTLSLSDDTLSLSNGGGSVILPAAPTYTAGSGITLDGNTINNIGDLSDTNEIQILSLSDDTLSLSNGGGSVILPAAPTYTAGSGITINENTIIANDISDTNEIQILSLIDDTLSLSNGGGFVKLPSELQTISISNDTLFLSNGGFVKLPSVVNRLQAPTVIAQDASPIQPFAATLNGTVNANNLMTTVVFEWGATAAYGNTVTPTQSPVTGTSDVPVSVTLAGLQSATTYYFRIKAQNAVNVVYSSDMSFTTENSALQLTTNSISSITGTTAKSGGNITHDGDSPVTARGVCWNTTGNPTTANSLTNDGSGTGAFTSNISGLSLGTTYYVRAYATNAVGTTYGNERSFTTLALPTVTTSNASDIKGNSAKAGGAVTNNGGSAITAQGLCWSTSPNPTTANSKTTSFTDLISSLSPNTTYYVRAYATNAIGTGYGNQISFNSGYIIGASHAGGLVFYNDGSGHGLVCAESDQSAGAEWGCYSTAIGGTSTAINTGEANTNAIVAGCKADGIAAKICYDLVLNSYSDWYLPSKDELYLMYANLHTQGKGGFTGDGYWSSSEYEHSVIVPGFAYYVRFYNGSSGPTKRSNQNHVRAVRSF
- a CDS encoding T9SS type A sorting domain-containing protein; amino-acid sequence: MKHLYLILFMLLSFAGFSQNFDRIAISSGGISSDTLNATIGEVFVFSISSGGISLDAGSQSDTSNTSGITASEIFAAKESSAFVFPNPVSDFLNLMIDGVADETIAFSIFDAAGRLVLQHNSVPANNLYTLRVQSLSAGNYFLSGITSSGKTFSNIQFVKQ